The following are encoded together in the Pseudodesulfovibrio indicus genome:
- a CDS encoding SPFH domain-containing protein — MTSLITALAFVLVLVVLIIKTAVVVPQKSHFVIERLGKYSKTIGAGLHILIPFIDKIAYKRSLKEEVMDVPAQTCITRDNVSVTIDGVLYIRVVDAMMSSYGIENYYIAASQLAQTSLRSAIGKIDLDKTFEERETINASVVQAVDEAAQEWGVKVMRYEIKDITPPSTVMNAMEQQMKAEREKRAEIALSEGDRQSRINRSEGIRQESVLVSEGEKQKRINEAEGRAREITLVAEATAEGIRRVAEAVTLPGGDEAMRLKVAQQYIEEFGRLAKTNNTMIIPADMADMGGMVAAATEIIKNTSRRCQGKGQGPAVPAE, encoded by the coding sequence ATGACATCCCTGATAACCGCACTGGCCTTTGTTCTGGTGCTGGTTGTCCTGATCATCAAGACCGCCGTGGTCGTGCCCCAGAAGAGCCACTTCGTGATCGAGCGGCTGGGCAAGTATTCGAAAACCATCGGGGCCGGGCTGCATATCCTCATCCCCTTCATCGACAAGATCGCCTACAAGCGGAGCCTCAAGGAAGAGGTCATGGACGTCCCGGCCCAGACCTGCATCACCCGCGACAACGTGTCCGTGACCATCGACGGCGTGCTCTACATCCGGGTCGTCGACGCCATGATGTCCTCCTACGGCATCGAGAACTACTACATCGCGGCCTCCCAGCTGGCCCAGACTTCCCTGCGCTCGGCCATCGGCAAGATCGACCTGGACAAGACCTTCGAGGAACGCGAGACCATCAACGCCTCGGTGGTCCAGGCCGTGGACGAGGCGGCCCAGGAGTGGGGCGTCAAGGTCATGCGCTACGAGATCAAGGACATCACCCCGCCCTCCACGGTCATGAACGCCATGGAGCAGCAGATGAAGGCCGAACGCGAGAAGCGCGCCGAGATTGCCCTTTCCGAGGGCGACCGCCAGTCCCGCATCAACCGCTCCGAGGGCATCCGGCAGGAATCGGTGCTCGTCTCCGAGGGCGAGAAGCAGAAGCGGATCAACGAGGCCGAGGGCCGCGCCCGCGAGATCACCCTGGTGGCCGAAGCCACGGCCGAAGGCATCCGCAGAGTGGCCGAGGCGGTCACCCTGCCGGGCGGCGACGAGGCCATGCGGCTCAAGGTCGCCCAGCAGTACATCGAGGAATTCGGCAGGTTGGCCAAGACCAACAACACCATGATCATCCCGGCGGACATGGCCGACATGGGCGGCATGGTCGCCGCGGCCACCGAGATCATCAAGAACACCTCCCGGCGTTGCCAAGGCAAGGGCCAAGGGCCCGCCGTCCCCGCCGAGTAG
- a CDS encoding NfeD family protein yields MEQLLSAENMQWLIWLGIGVVFILAELVVPAFIIIFFGIGALIAGGTAFFGASVPVQLVVFGVSSVVLIVLLRRVMASTFSGQEAGDEDAGADPAGSLAEVSEAISPSRPGRIKFQGSFWTARSAESVEAGSMVRIVKRDEKDANTFVVEKEL; encoded by the coding sequence ATGGAACAACTCTTGTCGGCGGAAAACATGCAGTGGCTCATCTGGCTCGGCATCGGCGTGGTCTTCATCCTCGCCGAGCTGGTGGTGCCCGCCTTCATCATCATCTTCTTCGGCATCGGCGCGCTCATCGCCGGGGGCACGGCCTTTTTCGGGGCCTCGGTCCCGGTGCAGCTCGTGGTCTTCGGGGTCTCCTCCGTGGTCCTCATCGTCCTGCTCCGGCGGGTCATGGCCTCGACCTTCTCCGGCCAGGAGGCCGGGGACGAGGACGCGGGCGCGGACCCGGCGGGCTCCCTGGCCGAGGTCAGCGAAGCCATCTCGCCCAGCCGGCCCGGCAGGATCAAGTTCCAGGGGTCGTTCTGGACCGCCCGGAGCGCGGAATCCGTGGAGGCCGGCTCCATGGTCCGCATCGTCAAGCGCGACGAAAAGGACGCCAACACCTTCGTGGTGGAAAAGGAGCTTTAA
- a CDS encoding MOSC domain-containing protein codes for MGTVQAVNISDRKGEKKHEVESITLVEDHGVENDAHGGSERQVSLLAFERIEDMKKELATLKAGDFAENITTTGIAASELAPGMRLAVGGAELEITQIGKTCHHGCAIRKQVGYCIMPKEGVFGRVVRGGEVRPGDRIEILGG; via the coding sequence ATGGGAACCGTACAGGCGGTCAACATCAGCGACCGGAAAGGCGAGAAGAAGCACGAAGTCGAATCCATCACCCTGGTGGAGGATCACGGCGTGGAGAACGACGCCCACGGCGGCAGCGAGCGGCAGGTCAGCCTGCTGGCGTTCGAGCGTATCGAGGACATGAAAAAGGAGCTGGCCACTCTCAAGGCCGGGGATTTCGCCGAGAACATAACAACCACCGGGATCGCGGCGTCGGAGCTTGCGCCCGGCATGCGCCTGGCCGTGGGCGGGGCCGAGCTGGAGATCACCCAGATCGGCAAGACCTGCCACCACGGGTGCGCCATCCGCAAGCAGGTAGGCTATTGCATCATGCCCAAGGAGGGCGTGTTCGGGCGGGTGGTCCGAGGCGGCGAGGTCCGTCCGGGGGACCGGATCGAGATCCTCGGCGGCTAG
- a CDS encoding ArsR/SmtB family transcription factor encodes MEDILLADRFEERAKVVKAMAHPSRLMVIDELSRGERCVCDLRDLVGADLSTVSKHLSVLKRAGIVEDERRGKQIYYRLRVPCVINFFHCIESVIEAGRK; translated from the coding sequence ATGGAAGACATTCTGCTGGCCGACCGATTCGAAGAGCGGGCCAAGGTGGTCAAGGCAATGGCCCACCCGTCCCGGCTGATGGTGATCGACGAGCTCTCGCGCGGGGAGCGGTGCGTCTGCGACCTGCGCGACCTGGTGGGCGCGGACCTGTCCACGGTGTCCAAGCACCTCTCCGTGCTCAAGCGCGCGGGCATCGTGGAGGACGAGCGGCGCGGCAAGCAGATCTACTACCGGCTGCGCGTGCCCTGCGTGATCAATTTCTTCCACTGCATCGAGTCCGTTATCGAGGCCGGCCGCAAATAG
- a CDS encoding permease: protein MNKSDNISCSCGAEPRKAGGAGLGRILLLQLLALGAWYALYSQLLPFSEWFAYALLGLDPASHLGSAVQFFVYDTPKVLMLLLLVVYGVGILRSFVTVNWTRSFLAGKRESAGNVMAALLGVVTPFCSCSAVPLFIGFMTAGIPLGVTFSFLIAAPMVNEIALVLLYGLLGWKIAALYFATGIGIAIVAGWVMGRMRLEPYVEDWVREIRAGQAADDPSMTWKDRFAYALDSVRDIVGRVWKFVILGIAAGAAIHGYVPEGQLAGIMGSEAWWSVPLSVLLGIPMYTNAAGVIPVVEALLGKGAALGTTLAFMMSVIALSFPEMVILRKVLKPRLIGAFILVVGCGILVVGYLFNAII, encoded by the coding sequence ATGAACAAGTCAGACAACATTTCCTGTAGTTGCGGGGCCGAACCGCGCAAGGCGGGCGGTGCCGGGCTGGGCCGCATCCTGCTCCTGCAACTGCTGGCGCTGGGCGCGTGGTACGCGCTCTATTCGCAGCTGCTGCCCTTTTCCGAGTGGTTCGCCTATGCCCTGCTCGGGCTCGACCCTGCGAGCCATCTTGGCTCCGCCGTCCAGTTCTTCGTCTACGACACGCCCAAGGTGCTCATGCTCCTGCTGCTGGTGGTCTACGGCGTGGGCATCCTGCGCTCCTTCGTGACCGTCAACTGGACTCGCTCCTTCCTGGCCGGAAAACGGGAGTCGGCGGGCAACGTCATGGCCGCGCTGCTCGGCGTGGTCACCCCGTTCTGCTCCTGCTCGGCCGTGCCGCTGTTCATCGGGTTCATGACCGCGGGCATCCCGCTGGGCGTGACCTTCTCCTTCCTCATCGCCGCGCCCATGGTCAACGAGATCGCCCTGGTCCTGCTCTACGGGCTGCTCGGCTGGAAGATCGCGGCGCTCTATTTCGCCACGGGCATAGGAATCGCCATCGTGGCGGGCTGGGTCATGGGCCGCATGCGCCTTGAGCCCTACGTCGAGGACTGGGTGCGCGAGATCCGCGCGGGCCAGGCCGCGGACGACCCGTCCATGACCTGGAAGGACCGCTTCGCCTACGCGCTCGACTCCGTGCGCGACATCGTGGGCCGGGTCTGGAAGTTCGTCATCCTGGGCATCGCGGCGGGCGCGGCCATCCACGGCTACGTGCCCGAGGGCCAGCTGGCCGGGATCATGGGCAGCGAGGCGTGGTGGTCCGTGCCCCTGTCCGTGCTGCTCGGCATCCCCATGTACACCAACGCGGCGGGCGTCATCCCGGTGGTCGAGGCGCTGCTCGGCAAGGGCGCGGCGCTCGGCACCACGCTGGCCTTCATGATGTCGGTCATCGCCCTCTCCTTCCCGGAGATGGTCATCCTGCGCAAGGTGCTCAAGCCGAGGCTCATCGGGGCGTTCATCCTGGTGGTCGGCTGCGGCATCCTCGTTGTGGGCTATCTTTTCAACGCCATTATCTAA
- a CDS encoding thioredoxin family protein — translation MKILVMGPGCPKCEQAEKTVREAVAEAGVEADIEKVKDFQEIAKHGVFATPAVVIDGEVKVVGKAPSKKEVLGWLK, via the coding sequence ATGAAAATTCTGGTCATGGGCCCCGGCTGTCCCAAGTGCGAACAGGCCGAAAAGACCGTGCGCGAGGCCGTTGCCGAAGCGGGCGTCGAAGCGGACATCGAGAAGGTCAAGGATTTCCAGGAGATCGCCAAGCACGGCGTGTTCGCCACCCCGGCGGTGGTCATCGACGGCGAGGTCAAGGTGGTGGGCAAGGCCCCGTCCAAGAAAGAAGTCCTGGGCTGGTTGAAGTAA
- a CDS encoding putative zinc-binding protein, which produces MSDCGCACGAAPIFVFACSGAADVGEVADQAARALSRQGALKMFCLAGIGGRVSGIVKSTEAAQRVVAIDGCPLNCAKKTLEEAGFTEFEHFQLDGLGLKKGESPATPENIETVVRAVSQRLQG; this is translated from the coding sequence ATGTCCGATTGTGGTTGTGCGTGTGGTGCGGCCCCGATATTCGTGTTCGCCTGCTCCGGAGCGGCCGACGTGGGCGAGGTGGCGGATCAGGCGGCCCGCGCCCTCTCCCGCCAAGGCGCGCTGAAGATGTTCTGCCTGGCCGGGATCGGCGGCAGGGTGTCCGGCATCGTCAAGTCCACCGAAGCGGCCCAGCGGGTGGTGGCCATTGACGGCTGCCCGCTGAACTGCGCCAAAAAGACCCTGGAGGAAGCCGGATTCACCGAATTCGAGCACTTCCAGCTGGACGGCCTGGGGCTCAAGAAAGGCGAATCCCCGGCCACCCCCGAAAACATCGAAACCGTGGTCCGGGCGGTCTCTCAACGACTCCAAGGATGA
- a CDS encoding thioredoxin family protein — MRKLITALLLCLALTFLSQTARAGEPTAADLISGAPQALPVPGRVTMVDLGAHACIPCKMMTPIIEELSREYEGKVAIAFIDVWKHHDEVAKYGIRAIPTQIFYDARGKERFRHIGFMDKESIKAKLTELGAAD, encoded by the coding sequence GTGCGTAAACTGATAACCGCCCTGCTTCTCTGCCTGGCCCTGACGTTCCTGTCCCAAACCGCCCGGGCCGGGGAGCCCACGGCCGCGGACCTGATCTCCGGCGCGCCCCAGGCGCTGCCGGTGCCGGGACGGGTCACCATGGTGGACCTCGGCGCCCACGCCTGCATTCCCTGCAAGATGATGACGCCGATCATAGAGGAGCTGTCCAGGGAGTATGAGGGGAAGGTTGCCATCGCCTTCATCGACGTCTGGAAACACCATGACGAGGTCGCCAAATACGGCATCAGGGCGATCCCCACCCAGATATTCTACGACGCCCGGGGCAAGGAGCGATTCCGGCACATCGGGTTCATGGACAAGGAGAGCATCAAGGCCAAGCTGACCGAGCTCGGCGCTGCGGATTGA
- a CDS encoding cytochrome c biogenesis CcdA family protein, translating to MDQLFILINQWMTGGVLFGALGCFLWGMVSVLFSPCHLASIPLIVGYVAGQDRIVEGRRATGYAVVFTAGLFLTIAAVGIVCSLLGRMLGDLGPYWTILVGAVLIWVALDMLGVAGCSLSGGLLSRLKVRGMAGAFVLGLAYGVLSGSCTFGFIAPILAIITVQREFFTGAAFIVLFGIGHCIPIAVAGGSAALVRRVLENSAWQRGGRLFRRVSGGVIGLLGLYFILQPFL from the coding sequence ATGGACCAGCTGTTCATTCTCATCAACCAGTGGATGACCGGCGGGGTGCTGTTCGGGGCGTTGGGGTGCTTCCTCTGGGGCATGGTCAGCGTGCTGTTCAGCCCCTGCCACCTGGCCTCCATCCCGCTCATCGTCGGGTATGTGGCCGGGCAGGACAGGATCGTCGAAGGACGCCGGGCGACCGGCTACGCGGTCGTGTTCACCGCCGGGCTGTTCCTGACCATCGCGGCCGTGGGCATCGTCTGCTCCCTGCTGGGCCGCATGCTGGGCGACCTGGGCCCGTACTGGACCATCCTGGTCGGCGCGGTGCTCATCTGGGTGGCGCTCGACATGCTCGGCGTGGCCGGATGCTCCCTGTCCGGAGGGCTGCTCTCCCGGCTCAAGGTCAGGGGCATGGCCGGAGCGTTCGTGCTGGGGCTGGCCTACGGCGTGCTCTCGGGGTCGTGCACCTTCGGCTTCATCGCCCCCATCCTGGCGATCATCACCGTGCAGCGGGAATTCTTCACCGGCGCGGCCTTCATCGTGCTGTTCGGCATCGGCCACTGCATCCCCATCGCCGTGGCAGGCGGGTCCGCCGCCCTGGTCAGGAGAGTGCTGGAAAACTCGGCCTGGCAACGGGGCGGCAGGTTGTTCCGCCGCGTCTCCGGGGGGGTGATAGGGCTTCTCGGCCTGTATTTCATCCTCCAGCCGTTCCTCTGA
- a CDS encoding RHS repeat domain-containing protein, giving the protein MTPPYLCEARRGPDGRIIEKTETVRGRKSTWSYEYDEAGRLTKAQLDGRLICQCWYDREGRRVRDYLPATAGANYREYQYTQDNRLMRAGSGQYSHDERGFRSIWSARGVYTLYEYAPDYRLLKAEEEDRDKAFTFRHDEDGQRTAKYLNGELVEAYQWLDFVRLAGFHDGQHGHEFAYRDGERTPFAMRRDDGTVAGLFYDQVGSLRLVVDMHDNVIKEIVYDPFGGIIEDTNPAQRIPLGFAGGLHDRDLGFVRFGWRDYDVKTGRWTAPDPIGEKGGDPDWYGYCLDDPVNAVDPAGLWTNEHGEEISKGRPITEYFPGIGTPFSAMGTKRNVQKGLRDKKADYSDENDWEMRKNLETEAEGFGFWDAVLGTYRFKTDDGAVEHYVGKAKSTIGKN; this is encoded by the coding sequence ATGACTCCGCCATATCTCTGTGAAGCCAGGCGCGGCCCGGATGGTCGCATTATCGAGAAAACCGAGACGGTTCGGGGGCGCAAATCCACCTGGAGCTACGAGTACGACGAGGCCGGGAGGCTGACCAAGGCCCAGCTCGACGGTCGGCTCATCTGCCAGTGCTGGTACGACCGCGAAGGCCGCCGGGTGCGGGACTATCTGCCCGCCACCGCCGGGGCCAACTACCGGGAGTACCAGTATACCCAGGACAACCGGCTGATGCGCGCGGGTTCCGGCCAGTACTCCCACGACGAGCGCGGGTTCAGGTCCATTTGGTCGGCCAGGGGTGTGTATACCCTGTATGAGTACGCGCCGGACTACCGGCTGCTCAAGGCCGAGGAGGAGGACCGGGACAAAGCCTTCACCTTCCGCCACGACGAGGACGGCCAGCGCACGGCCAAATACCTGAACGGGGAGCTTGTGGAGGCGTACCAGTGGCTCGATTTCGTCCGCCTGGCCGGGTTTCACGACGGGCAGCACGGTCACGAATTCGCCTACCGCGACGGCGAGCGCACCCCCTTTGCCATGCGCCGGGACGACGGGACCGTGGCCGGGCTGTTTTACGACCAAGTCGGCTCCCTGCGCCTGGTTGTGGACATGCACGACAACGTGATAAAGGAAATCGTGTACGACCCGTTCGGCGGGATCATCGAGGACACCAACCCGGCCCAGCGCATCCCGCTCGGCTTCGCGGGCGGCCTGCACGACCGGGATTTAGGCTTCGTCCGCTTCGGCTGGCGCGACTACGACGTCAAGACCGGCAGATGGACCGCGCCCGATCCCATCGGGGAGAAAGGCGGTGACCCGGACTGGTACGGCTACTGTCTGGATGACCCGGTGAACGCGGTGGACCCGGCGGGGCTGTGGACCAATGAACATGGCGAGGAAATCTCGAAAGGGCGACCTATAACCGAATATTTCCCCGGTATAGGAACACCCTTTTCCGCAATGGGCACTAAACGGAATGTCCAAAAAGGATTGCGAGACAAGAAAGCGGATTATTCGGATGAGAATGATTGGGAGATGCGGAAAAATCTTGAAACGGAGGCCGAAGGCTTTGGTTTTTGGGACGCGGTTCTCGGCACATATCGGTTCAAAACCGATGACGGTGCTGTCGAACATTATGTCGGCAAGGCTAAAAGTACGATCGGTAAAAATTAA
- a CDS encoding glutamine synthetase family protein: protein MSIPVFNCKNADDVMKAVKDYNVSFIQYWFLDILGTLKSFQITPSELEASFEEGMGFDGSSILGFCRIDESDMVAMPDPTTFQICSWRPSEKPVARMFCDVVNPDGSPFEADSRYVLKKVMAQAAEKGYTFYVGPELEFFLFADDQDTETLDAGGYFDAPPLDLGNNIRRDIIFALGAMGIQVEYSHHEVAPSQHEIDLRYQEGMKMADTAMTYRVVVKETARKFGCYATFMPKPIFGENGSGMHVHQSLFKNGRNVFYDANDEYHLSAEGKAYIAGILKHAPEFVCVTNQWVNSYKRLVPGYEAPVYIAWARRNRSALVRVPMYKPGKENATRMELRCPDPAANPYLCFAVQLAAGLKGIEENYVLADPVEEDIFAMNDRQLKRNKIKALPGSLYEAAMNLEKSAFMKEVLGDHLHAALVENKLAEWDEYRTQVTEYELDKYLPIL from the coding sequence ATGAGCATCCCGGTATTCAACTGCAAAAACGCGGACGACGTGATGAAGGCCGTCAAGGACTACAACGTCAGCTTCATCCAGTACTGGTTCCTGGACATTCTCGGCACCCTGAAGAGCTTCCAGATCACTCCCAGCGAGCTGGAGGCGTCCTTTGAGGAGGGCATGGGCTTCGACGGCTCGTCCATCCTCGGCTTCTGCCGCATCGACGAGTCCGACATGGTCGCCATGCCCGACCCGACCACCTTCCAGATCTGCTCCTGGAGGCCGTCCGAGAAACCCGTGGCCCGCATGTTCTGCGACGTGGTCAACCCCGACGGCTCGCCGTTCGAGGCCGATTCGCGCTACGTGCTCAAGAAGGTCATGGCCCAGGCCGCCGAGAAGGGCTACACCTTCTACGTCGGCCCCGAGCTCGAATTCTTCCTGTTCGCCGACGACCAGGACACCGAGACCCTGGACGCGGGCGGCTATTTCGACGCCCCGCCGCTGGACCTGGGCAACAACATCCGCCGCGACATCATCTTCGCCCTGGGCGCCATGGGCATCCAGGTGGAGTACTCCCACCACGAGGTGGCCCCGTCCCAGCACGAGATCGACCTGCGCTACCAGGAAGGCATGAAGATGGCCGACACGGCCATGACCTACCGGGTGGTGGTCAAGGAGACCGCCCGCAAGTTCGGCTGCTACGCGACCTTCATGCCCAAGCCGATCTTCGGCGAGAACGGGTCCGGCATGCACGTCCACCAGTCCCTGTTCAAGAACGGGCGCAACGTGTTCTACGACGCCAACGACGAGTACCACCTGTCCGCCGAGGGCAAGGCGTACATCGCGGGCATCCTCAAGCACGCCCCGGAGTTCGTCTGCGTGACCAACCAGTGGGTCAACTCCTACAAGCGGCTGGTGCCCGGCTACGAGGCCCCGGTGTACATCGCCTGGGCGCGGCGCAACCGCTCGGCCCTGGTGCGCGTGCCCATGTACAAGCCCGGCAAGGAGAACGCCACCCGCATGGAGCTGCGCTGCCCGGACCCGGCGGCCAACCCGTACCTCTGCTTCGCGGTCCAGCTGGCCGCGGGCCTCAAGGGCATCGAGGAGAACTACGTCCTGGCCGATCCGGTGGAAGAGGACATCTTCGCCATGAACGACCGCCAGCTCAAGCGCAACAAGATCAAGGCGCTGCCCGGTTCCCTGTACGAGGCCGCCATGAACCTGGAAAAGTCCGCGTTCATGAAGGAGGTCCTCGGCGACCACCTGCACGCCGCCCTGGTCGAGAACAAGCTGGCCGAGTGGGACGAATACCGCACCCAGGTTACCGAATACGAATTGGACAAGTACCTTCCTATTCTGTAG
- a CDS encoding DMT family transporter: MSVTVMLVVLLAALFHATWNLFVKNTADKHLSMTAVVLGHVPFGAGALLVAPLPDAASLGYILAGALLHVGYQLFLLNSYRHGDLSQVYPLARGVAPLLVAGASVLLLGERLSVTETLAVAAIALGIMSLTLVRRRDGLRNGKGAFLALGTGGFIAAYSLVDGTGARLAGTALGFYGCLTIINGAVLALIMRATRPGVVTAALTRNLRFTLVGGGASFLAYALVTWAFTMAPIPLVTALRETSIIFALILGVVVLKERLDLMKVAATACTLAGACLLRFGR, translated from the coding sequence ATGTCTGTTACGGTGATGCTCGTTGTTCTCCTGGCGGCCCTGTTTCACGCGACCTGGAACCTGTTCGTCAAGAACACGGCGGACAAGCACCTGTCCATGACCGCCGTGGTCCTGGGCCACGTCCCCTTCGGGGCGGGCGCGCTCCTGGTCGCGCCGCTGCCCGACGCCGCCTCCCTGGGCTACATCCTGGCCGGGGCGCTGCTCCACGTGGGCTATCAGCTCTTCCTGCTCAACTCCTACCGGCACGGCGACCTGAGCCAGGTCTATCCCCTGGCGCGCGGCGTGGCCCCGCTCCTGGTGGCCGGGGCGTCCGTGCTCCTGCTCGGCGAGCGGCTGTCCGTCACGGAGACCCTGGCCGTTGCCGCCATCGCGCTGGGCATCATGAGCCTGACCCTGGTCCGGCGCAGGGACGGGCTGCGCAACGGCAAGGGGGCGTTTCTGGCCCTGGGGACGGGCGGGTTCATCGCGGCCTATTCCCTGGTGGACGGCACCGGGGCGCGTCTGGCCGGGACCGCCCTCGGCTTCTACGGCTGCCTGACCATCATCAACGGGGCGGTGCTGGCTTTGATCATGCGCGCCACCCGGCCCGGCGTGGTCACCGCCGCGTTGACCCGCAACCTGCGCTTCACCCTGGTGGGCGGCGGGGCGTCGTTCCTGGCCTACGCCCTGGTCACCTGGGCCTTCACCATGGCCCCCATCCCCCTGGTCACGGCCCTGCGCGAGACGAGCATCATCTTCGCCCTGATCCTCGGCGTGGTGGTGCTCAAGGAGCGGCTCGACCTGATGAAGGTCGCGGCCACGGCCTGCACCCTGGCCGGGGCGTGTTTGCTGCGCTTCGGGCGCTAG
- a CDS encoding substrate-binding periplasmic protein: protein MTTAYFERLRARVAILLLAAAVGVALSVVSSPAPCAAQERLLVVADRRMPYNGEPGDPREGYAVEILRAVFERKGYEVEYALLPWKRAVQDVRTGSADILIGAVREEMPDLIYPKQSLGRADLCFYSTDKDWRFTGPDSLGGVVTGFVPGHSYPDWFLQAFKDQPTRFHALHGGDAFSRMLAMLVEGRVQVIPGSRAVADYYIRTGQFQEQVFFGGCSDGDTRDLFFALSPANMPRASLLADALDSGVDTLRNTGQLNHLLIKYGLKDWLGLGQAAGPGN from the coding sequence ATGACCACCGCATACTTCGAACGGCTGCGCGCCCGCGTCGCAATCCTTCTGCTGGCTGCGGCCGTGGGCGTGGCCCTGAGCGTGGTGTCGTCCCCCGCCCCCTGCGCGGCCCAGGAGCGTTTGCTCGTGGTCGCGGACCGCCGGATGCCCTACAACGGCGAGCCGGGCGACCCGCGCGAGGGATACGCCGTGGAGATCCTGCGCGCCGTGTTCGAGCGCAAGGGGTACGAGGTGGAGTACGCCCTGCTGCCGTGGAAGCGGGCGGTCCAGGACGTGCGCACGGGCAGCGCGGACATTCTCATCGGCGCAGTGCGCGAGGAGATGCCGGACCTGATCTACCCCAAGCAGTCCCTGGGCCGGGCCGACCTCTGCTTCTACTCCACGGACAAGGACTGGCGCTTCACCGGCCCGGATTCCCTGGGCGGCGTGGTCACCGGGTTCGTGCCGGGCCACAGCTACCCGGACTGGTTTCTCCAGGCCTTCAAGGACCAGCCGACCCGTTTCCACGCGCTGCACGGCGGCGACGCCTTCTCGCGCATGCTGGCCATGCTCGTCGAGGGCCGCGTCCAGGTCATCCCCGGCAGCCGCGCCGTGGCCGACTACTACATCCGCACCGGCCAGTTCCAGGAGCAGGTCTTTTTCGGCGGGTGCAGCGACGGCGACACCCGCGACCTGTTCTTCGCCCTGTCGCCCGCCAACATGCCGCGCGCCTCGCTCCTGGCCGACGCCCTGGACAGCGGGGTGGACACCCTGCGCAATACCGGCCAGCTGAACCATCTGCTCATCAAGTACGGCCTCAAGGACTGGCTCGGCCTGGGCCAGGCGGCCGGTCCCGGCAATTGA
- a CDS encoding universal stress protein, which produces MNITRILLPVDGSRLSDAAADMAIELAAESGSIVLLNVRRTVPTGLGQPNAGELLEYLNKNAEAIMAHYRAKLTNAKTDFQELVVGGDVADVISNVADNEKCDLIVMGSKGKSDLEGLFLGSVTHKVLQTTSKPVLVVK; this is translated from the coding sequence ATGAACATCACCCGAATTCTTCTCCCCGTGGACGGGTCCCGGCTGTCCGATGCAGCCGCCGACATGGCCATCGAACTGGCCGCCGAAAGCGGCTCCATCGTCCTGCTCAACGTGCGCAGGACCGTCCCCACCGGCCTGGGCCAGCCCAATGCGGGCGAGCTGCTCGAATACCTGAACAAGAACGCCGAGGCGATCATGGCCCACTACCGGGCCAAGCTGACCAACGCCAAGACGGATTTCCAGGAGCTGGTCGTCGGCGGCGACGTGGCCGACGTCATCAGCAACGTGGCCGACAACGAGAAGTGCGACCTCATCGTCATGGGTTCCAAGGGCAAGTCCGACCTGGAAGGGCTGTTCCTGGGCTCGGTGACCCACAAGGTCCTGCAGACCACGTCCAAGCCGGTCCTCGTGGTCAAGTAG
- a CDS encoding glycosyltransferase: MKIAVIHANAADLLADYGSLLAAMAGLDHQVNAVAPAHGPEAGAGFDALGVEYAMYPLTPRGFTPFADITTLLHLKQVLFRIRPQLILSIGSKPMVYGSLAARMAWVGEQKRVYSLVTGPGYAFTGESGLKRRLLYSVAKSMFRAGFKSCDGILFRTAEEETFYRAMGVLQADARTAVADGPDTADRDGSILAFTGLITAD; the protein is encoded by the coding sequence ATGAAGATCGCCGTCATACATGCGAACGCCGCCGACCTGCTCGCGGACTACGGCTCCCTGCTGGCGGCCATGGCCGGGCTGGACCACCAGGTCAACGCCGTGGCCCCCGCCCACGGCCCGGAGGCCGGGGCCGGGTTCGACGCCCTGGGCGTGGAGTACGCCATGTACCCCCTGACCCCGCGCGGGTTCACCCCGTTCGCCGACATCACGACCCTGCTGCACCTCAAGCAAGTCCTGTTCCGCATCCGGCCGCAGCTGATCCTGTCCATCGGCTCCAAGCCCATGGTCTACGGCTCCCTGGCCGCGCGCATGGCCTGGGTGGGCGAGCAGAAGCGGGTCTACTCCCTGGTCACCGGACCGGGATACGCCTTTACCGGCGAGTCCGGCCTGAAGCGGCGGCTGCTCTACTCAGTGGCCAAGTCCATGTTCCGGGCCGGGTTCAAGTCCTGTGACGGCATTCTCTTCCGCACCGCCGAGGAGGAAACCTTCTACCGCGCCATGGGCGTGCTCCAGGCCGACGCGCGCACGGCGGTGGCGGACGGCCCGGACACGGCGGACAGGGACGGCTCCATCCTCGCCTTCACGGGGCTGATTACAGCCGATTGA